Proteins encoded in a region of the Zea mays cultivar B73 chromosome 2, Zm-B73-REFERENCE-NAM-5.0, whole genome shotgun sequence genome:
- the LOC100194058 gene encoding pre-mRNA processing ribonucleoprotein binding region-containing protein, producing MANLADSFLADLDELSDNEGYPEEDNAEAAGRDDDEDDDMPDLESLNYDDLDSVSKLQKTQRYNDIMQKVENALQKGTDFSNQGSILEEDPEYQLIVDCNALSVDIENEIIIIHNFIRDKYRLKFPELESLVHHPIDYARVVKKIGNEMDLTLVDLEGLLPSAIIMVVSVTASTTSGKPLSEDNLEKTTEACDRALTLDASKKKVLDFVESRMGYIAPNLSAIVGSAVASKLMGTAGGLGALAKMPACNVQLLGAKRKNLAGFSTATSQFRVGYLEQTEVFQSTPPPLRTRACRLIAAKSTLAARIDSIRGDPTGKAGRNLLEEIRKKIEKWQEPPPAKLPKPLPVPDSEPKKKRGGRRLRKMKERYAQTDMMKLANRMQFGIPEESSLGDGLGEGYGMLGQAGSGKLRVSAGQSKLAAKVAKKFKEKSYGSSGATSGLTSSLAFTPVQGIELSNPQVQGNLLGGGTQSTYFSETGTFSKIRRTQ from the exons ATG GCAAACCTTGCTGATTCTTTTCTAGCGGATCTTGATGAACTGTCAGACAATGAAGGCTATCCT GAAGAAGACAATGCTGAGGCAGCGGGTAGGGATGACGACGAAGATgatgatatgcctgaccttgAGTCTCTTAATTATGATGACCTTGATAGTGTCTCAAAGTTGCAAAAGACACAACGCTATAATGATATAATGCAA AAAGTTGAAAATGCACTTCAGAAAGGTACTGATTTCTCTAATCAAGGTTCCATCCTGGAGGAGGATCCAGAGTACCAGCTTATTGTTGACTGCAATGCTTTATCAGTAGATATTGAGAATGAAATAATCATAATCCATAATTTCATACGGGACAAGTATAGGTTGAAGTTTCCTGAACTGGAGTCCCTTGTTCATCACCCAATCGATTATGCCCGTGTTGTCAAGAAGATTGGAAACGAGATGGATTTAACACTAGTAGATCTGgaaggacttttaccttctgcaaTTATAATGGTTGTCTCAGTGACAGCATCAACAACAAGTGGGAAGCCTCTTTCTGAAGACAATTTGGAAAAAACCACTGAAGCATGTGACAGAGCCCTTACCCTTGATGCGTCAAAGAAGAAAGTGCTTGATTTTGTAGAGAGCAGAATGGGGTACATTGCACCAAACCTTTCTGCAATTGTTGGCAGTGCTGTTGCTTCCAAACTGATGGGTACTGCAGGTGGTCTGGGAGCACTTGCAAAAATGCCTGCTTGTAATGTTCAGTTACTCGGTGCAAAGAGGAAAAATCTTGCTGGATTTTCTACTGCCACTTCTCAGTTTCGTGTTGGCTATCTTGAACAAACTGAAGTATTTCAGAGCACCCCTCCACCTTTAAGGACTCGCGCCTGCAGACTTATTGCTGCAAAATCAACTCTGGCAGCAAGGATTGATTCAATTAGAGGTGATCCAACTGGAAAAGCTGGACGGAACTTGTTAGAAGAAATTCGTAAGAAGATTGAGAAGTGGCAAGAACCGCCTCCTGCGAAGCTTCCAAAGCCACTCCCAGTTCCGGACTCTGAGCCTAAAAAGAAGAGAGGGGGCCGTCGTCTTCGAAAGATGAAAGAAAG ATATGCGCAGACTGATATGATGAAGCTTGCAAATCGAATGCAGTTTGGGATTCCGGAGGAGAGCTCACTAG GTGATGGCTTGGGGGAAGGTTATGGCATGCTTGGACAAGCAGGGAGTGGCAAGCTACGTGTCTCAGCTGGACAAAGCAAACTTGCTGCTAAAGTGGCGAAAAA GTTCAAGGAGAAGAGCTATGGTAGCAGTGGTGCAACATCAGGATTGACATCCAGTTTGGCATTTACACCAGTTCAG GGAATAGAGTTGTCAAATCCACAGGTCCAAGGAAACCTTCTCGGAGGCGGAACTCAAAGTACTTACTTTTCCGAGACCGGCACATTTTCAAAGATCAGGAGGACGCAATAG